The Labeo rohita strain BAU-BD-2019 chromosome 14, IGBB_LRoh.1.0, whole genome shotgun sequence genomic interval agaaaaataaataaacaaataaacagcacaACTATTTCCTACACTatctttcaaattaaataatgttttaatgtatattgagatagaaaacagttattttaaattgcaataatatttcataatattacaggttttctgtatttttgatcaaataattattttaataaataacataaaaaattttactgatcccaaacatttgaacagcagtgtatattgcattgaaagtatactttttatcAGCTCATGTATTCCCTGAGAGAATCAAAACCATGACCCATTTAGGcctatttatttgcttgtttgtatgtttgtagatTTACACACTACACTTCAGATAGGCCAttcctttaattatttattattcaatcAATAGTCTTTTGCCtgcttgtttatttgtctgtaGGCTATTTATTATTCTCCATTTTacgtaaattaatttattattattgatgttaagaataaaaaaacgATTAGgcttattgttttaaatgtataggCAATGCACTAAACAAAATCCGTGTTGACTGACttcagtttaataaataatcCATATAAACAGTATAATACATCCCGACTAAACACTGGTTCCGTGGAGACAAACGGCTCCATGGCAACGGCGCATGAGCGAGTGACTGAGTGACCTCCTGCCCAGACTTGTTTTACAGTCGCTGAGATGCGCTTACCGATATTTCAAAGATTTGGCAACAGTTTTTAGATCAAGGTAGCCTAAACAAAGCAAAGATGATGAAGAGAGCACAACAGGACTCTACACCCTCTCAAGCGCACAGAGAAACCCAGAGCTCGTCTGGACAGAGGATACTGTTCACAGGTATTTATGAACGTCTCTGAAACTATGTTAGTAAGACACTTTATTTAACGTTAATCAGTAGCAAGTTTAGGAATCCAGTGATCTTTTTGGGTGCCATATCTAGGTCCAGACGGCATTGGAGATTTCCGTCCCAGGTTGGACTATTTCCCCCGCAGCATTGGAATCGGACCGTTATCTCCAGATGCTACGAGTGATCTCAACTACCTCTTCCGGCCTGCATCGCACGCGACCCCGCCGTTACCGAGACACAGCTACGTCGGAGAAGTTGGCTGGGGTCTGCAGTACTCCACTTTACTCAATAGACCAGCTGTCATCAACAACAAACAATATGTGGTCATTATTGCATgttcaactgtatttatttaattatttattttttcctcgtCAATACACCTTATGTTTCCAGTAAGAGTGGGCGCGGGCATTTgcacattttatgggtctggcttccggtctcatctgcttccagctcattttagctgtacaaaacagctcgttttgctgtaGTTTGATATTGTATATTGGTGTGTTTtgccatgttattttaatgtatcatcTTAGTTATTAACACGTtggtttgtaatgcaaacagttttaccgtttactgcccCTATTCTTGTCACTATTTCCCGATAGCGTCTACTGAACCGGAAATCTCGTCCATAGGCTTATTCCCGCGTTTAAGAATAAATAAGgtggagatatatatatatatccaccttatttatatatatatatatatatatatataagaataaataaggtggataaatatatagatatagagagagagagagagagagagagagagagaagcttTCTTTTTGTAGCCAAGACAATATATACAGAaactgactttaaaaaataaatctatgaGAAATATTGGtgtaaaaggtaaaacaactaACCCCATTTTCCCTTGTTATATTTGtagacataaatataaataaacactacCTTTCAAAGTTTTGGGATTAGTATAAGATGTATAAGATGTATCACATTTTTCaactgtttcttgagcatcaaatcagcatgttataatgatttctaaaggatcatgtgacactgaagactggaataatggctgctgaaaattcagcgttgcatcacaggaataaattgacTTTtccaatatataaaaaatagaaaactgtaataatatttcgcaatattacaatagtttactgtatgtttgtgcAAAAGAACACTGCTTTGTCAGCcgtaaacatttgaatggtagtgtaaataattcTGAATTCTGTCTCTTCTATGATCAGaatataacttttaatttatGTGTTTGTCTAACATGCATGtattatgtgttttattataattattattattattattattagataaatCTGAAAAAACTGGTTTTGATAGTATTGCCATGCTGTACGTGTCtgaattatgaaatatgtttttcttcCCTTTTGTGTCAGCTTGACAGATTTCAATCAGCCGTGCAGGACAGAATGACTCATAGCCCATGGTGAGCTACCAGTAACTAGGGAGGGAAGGGTTAGATTACATCCAGCTCCCTCTATTACTCTAGATGGTGATGGGTTTCACTGGCAGGAAATGGGTAGAGTGGATGGAGAGGAAGCTTTTCTCCTCTAGTAATCAATAATTCAACGCTTGCACACAGGCAGAATCAGTCCCAGTTTCAGGACAAACAACTGACCTGCGGGAAGCTTGCTTGGAACCACAGTGCACTTGATACCTACAGCGACGACAACAAACAGTTCCCGCTTAACCaggtgagatataaacaaatgATACACACACTGCACCCTGTATAACCTCACTCCGTGATTGTTATATTAAGAATACACTTGAATTCATTATCTGAATTAAATAACATCACACTAAACATTCTCTCATTGTTCTTCTCCATATCCGCAGTAAAGACAGTGAACGCATACTGAGAAAGCACAACCAGACGGCTTTACTTCTTCACAGATATGGATCAGCTCTGAAATATGACATGAGGGAGAATGATTGTTGAATGCTGGGTTTTGATCATTAACGTATCCATATAACATTTTGTCAGCTCTTATAAAAccacattaaatgcattttttgctgtactgaTCATTCTTGGTTAATTTGCCTGCACTGTGTCAAttggagaggaaaaaaaaaaacgtcttaTTTTATGAGGTTTATAATACCATAAATTAGTATTTAAGGGTATTACCAGAATATTTAGTCCCAAATGAATGCAAACTTTAGAAAAAAAGTACAGAAACAAAGCAGTTTACTTTATTCCCTTTACTGTTTACCTCATATCTGTGGTTCAAATTGTCAGGAGCTGGTAAGTCTCAATAATATCGAGATCAAATCCTCTTAACAAGGGTCACTATAGATTCAGACAGTCGATAGGACCTAGAAAGCAATAATCCTGCAGCTAAAAGAGGTTTATATGTGATCCCGTCTCTATCAGTGGACAATCCCAGTTAATAATAGTACACAGCCCACTCCAGCCTTTTCCAGTATCTTGAGAACAACAGACATGACCTTGTTCAgctgcaattctcactttttcattacatttttttgagcTCGAAAGTATTGCAGTCTTTGAGGAAATCTAGTCTGGGTTTTTACAAATGATTAGGTACACTAGTGTATTGATGTTTTTGAGTCAAATGAGtcttttctaataaaaaaagaaaaaatctgtgGCAAAAACCATTGATTGCAAAGACCACTGACTGTTCAGTAATACAACTATCTACCTTATTCCTTATATTAATGCAAAAGCTTATGGGCAAAACTTCcaggttcattagctgctatagggacATAAGGAGAAGAATAAAAACTTGCAGTAattggtaaaactgtttgcactacaatgCAATGTGTTCAGaaataagataatacattaaaataatatcgtaaaacacaccaatctgcaatatcaagcagcaaaaccagctgttttgtactACAGCTACAAATAGCTGGACGCTGACCAGACccataaaacatacaaatggccgcgcccagcagggttgccaggtttttacaacaaaaccagACCAACAGCTTCTCAAAACTAGCCTAATCATGTTTTGGTGGGGGTCCCCCGGTAAAATCGCGTTCTAATGTTCAAAATAAGCAATTTTCGCGGGATTCCCTTAGTAAAATTCGAATTTTAGAAGATCACGTTTTTGAGGTAGTTTaaaaccgcggacttggcaacactggcgcCCAGTCTTACGCgaaaaataaagtggataagtaaaaactataactatatcaaaatgttaatacaaacTATAGTAGTAATGAAGTTGACATATCATGCTTTTGACAGGAAATATGAGCACAATTATACTTTGTGCTTTTTCTCTAAGGAGGTGAAACATGGAACGACTCTTGCCTAGTTTTGAACGAGTTTTAATAAGTATCTGACTATGAAAAGCTGCAAAACCGTACATAGGAGGTGGTATATTTTTCAAACAAATCATTGCAGCGCCTCCGTGTACTAGTCTCCAGAGCAGTAGAGGGCGCTACACGCTAACTTATGCTTCAGTTACAACTTTACTAGTGCTTTCCTTTTCAGAGAATATTCCAGTTACCCGTTCAGTCAGGCTAGCACACTTTTTCCTAACAAAATCAAAGAAAATGTCAAACCCAACTCCTGTAGCCAAGCCTGGAAGCGCAGACAACCCTCGGGTATTCTTTGACGTAGATATCGGTGGTGAAAGAGGTCAGGAtgtcttatttttcttttgaaagaagCTGAATGACTGCATGCTTCTGTGTTCTGCCACATGCCAGTAGCTGCTCAAAAGAAAGACACAGGAAGAAATAGATGCACTAAAACCAACCACAGATTCAACTATTTAGAAAAACAgagtgaattattttattttggcagtGCACGGTGTTATTAAACGTTTGCTGGTACTATACACGAGTCATTGTAGTACATGTCCCCTTCATATGGGTTCAAATCAAATCGTTTTGATTAGATTATAATCATACACAGGGGTGATTTCTTAATTTTTCCCCTTTctctaaacaaaatgtttcagtaatatccctacaaaaatatttttgtcagcAGTAGTATTATtaagacaacaacaaaaatacaaactaCAAACAGgcaataaataagaaaaaaagatgatCACTCTGCACATTTCTACTCTTCTTTAAGTAACTCCTTTGCAGATTAAACaggttttaagtttttttttttttattgatgtatgtAGAGCAGACTCAATATGGTCAGACTGGCCAGATTTGATCTGATAtgaattaaagtaaaatgtacaatttcaACATCAGTCAAAATATGCCATATCTACAACATAGCCagatattttttaagtaatgtaaTACTTCTTTCTTGCTGTTTTTGTCTCTTTGCAGTGGGCCGTGTAGTGTTTGAGCTCTTTGCTGATGTGGTCCCTAAAACGGCAGAAAATTTCCGTGCTCTTTGTACCGGCGAGAAAGGGATTGGTAAAAGCACTGGAAAACTGCTGCACTTCAAGGGCTGTCCATTCCACCGCAGTGAGTGTCCCCGACCTCACGTTTCCATGGAGATACATGTAATGATCTAATGCGCTAGGTTGATACCAACATGAAAAACCTGAAGAAATCAGGCAACTGCAATTTCTAGGCCTGGAAAAATTATGGATATTACTATATAATGTACTGAATGTACTTTTTCCCCTGTAATGTCAAGCtctaaacatatttattttcatttaatgctTGCTAGAgtataatcatatatatatattgcaatttaaaataacagttttctattgtaatatacttaaaaaatataatttatttctctgttgcagagctgaatttttatcagccattactccagtcttcagtgtcacgtgattcttcagaaatcattctgatatgctgatttattatcagtgtagaaaacagttgcttaatattttttggaacctatgataccttttgtcaggattctttaatgaataaaaagttacaaagaaaatcatttattcaaaatagattttttttttaaacaatgtaagtctttactgtcactctctatcaatttaacatatccttgctgaataaaagtattaatttctttcaaagaaagaacgaaagaaagaaaagatttactgacccaaactttgaactgtactttatattgttacagaagatttctattttaaataaatgctgttctttctaactttttattcatcaaagaatccttaagtatcacaggttccaaaaaaagttAAGTAGCATGTTTccaacattatatatataaatgtgtatatcagaatgatttctgaaggatcatgtgacactgaagactggagtaatgatgctgaaaattcagctttgcatcacaggaataaattctattttaaagtatattaaaatagaaaaccactattttaaattgcaataatatttcacaatattcctgtttttctgtattgttaatcaaataaacacagccttgatgagcagaataaacattgaaaaaacaataaaaatcttactgatcccaaactttggTATCGGACATACAACTGGAAATCCACtctctctaaaaaaaaagaattattcaGTAATCATTAATATATAGATTTAGTgatcacaaatatatttttgtatttctttttgtatGCCTCAGTTATCAAGCAGTTTATGATCCAGGGTGGAGATTTTTCTAATCAGAATGGAACCGGAGGAGAGAGCATCTATGGGGACAAGTTTGAGGATGAAAACTTTCACTATAAGGTACCCCAGAGCTAGATATTTCACCCAAAGATAATAAGgtataataatttacataacCTCTTTTTGTTCCAATCCTGTAACAGAAAAGCAGTTAACGCTTCTCTTGAAAATGGTAGAAATCATGATAAGATTCTGATCCCACCACCACTCCCCAACAGCTGTCAAACCTTGTTTAATAcgcagaattttccttttttttagtgaatttttCCTTTAATTAATCAAAGCCATCAGTCTGTGTAATTGCTATGAGATTAAATAAACCAAATACAGCACTTGATCTATCTCCCTGAGGCATCCGCTAATTTCCTGCTGTGTGCTCTGAGGAACAAATGAGACATAGATAAACCACCTGTTTTTCTTGTCAAATGAAGTGGTGCTTTATTAATCCGTTGGTTTTTCTTTGGTTTCCCCTCTAGCATGACAGAGAGGGGCTGCTTAGCATGGCGAATGCTGGCCCCAACACCAATGGCTCACAGTTCTTCATAACAACAGTTCCCACACCGCACCTGGATGGCAAACACGTTGTCTTTGGCCAGGTGCTGAAGGGAATGGGGGTGGTGAAAATGCTGGAGGGGATGGAAACAAAGGACGACAATCCTGTGAAGGTTAAACATCTTTTACTCTTTAAATACATTCTGGGATTGTGACAACTGCGTAGAAATATAAAGGGACAGATCTAAACTGATTCTGAAGGACAGCTACTTCTGAGACTTTCTTTTACAGGCATTTAGTCACCCTAATCAAGATTTAATAGTCATGAAATTTAGTCGGTCACATATTCAGCAAAAATGAACTAGCTAAGTGTGATGAATTAGTGTTTTGGAAGAAGACATTGTGTGTGATCATTTCTCTCTCCAATAAGGAAATTAAGTATTATTCCAGTGAGCAATTGAATATTTAGATTGATTTTAACTGTCtcatctgtctctgtctcagCCCTGCATTATTGCTGAATGTGGAGAGCATAAAGCAGGCGATGACTGGGGCATTGCACCTAACGACGGATCAGGAGACACATACCCAGACTTCCCTGAGGACTCTGACGTGGACtttaatgatgtcattatatttcttcatttttactTGGATAtaacatgtgtatatatatatataaccagcTCCAGAAAATACAGAAtcaatttaacttaaaaagacttttataatattttatatatatataatatatatttttaaatatagaatcAATTTTataaaagacttttataatattttatatatatgtgtatatatatttttatatatatataaaagttataaaagtatttttaagttaaattgattcacacacatgcatacacgtatatattatttatttatatatatatatatatatatatatatatatatacacacacacttgtatATATCTATACacttgtatatgtgtgtgtatgtacattttatatatgtgtataaataAGAATTcgaaatatgcatatttattaacttaaaatacatttatataatatgaaataataatttaaattgttattatactaaattattataataaattcaataatttaaataatcttaaatataattcaattatatgtataatttttctatatatatatatatatatatatatatataaataaataaataatcaatttatgtgtgtgtaaaaaaagtTAAGTGACAAGcaattttgtgcacaaaattatagaaaaaaacaatgtcacAAATAATAAATTGGGAAAATTTTGATTCTTGGCAATACTATTTGGCTGATTAATAGAAGTggttatttcagttaatgtaaTTTCCAAAACTATTGACTCTTCAATGGATATTAATACATCAGTAGAAAACCTCAATAgatcaaatagaaaaaaacactaTCTGTccttatatattacatattgcaatgtattatatattatgaaatttgatttacatgctaaaaaaaaaaaattacattttctttttaggcAGACAAAGTCATGTCTGTGGCAGAGGATGTGAAAAACATCGGGAACAACTTCTTCAAGGCTCAGAACTGGCAGTCGGCCATCAAGAAATATTCAAAAGCTCTCAGGTGATCACTTGTCAAGTCTGCCATTAAGCCCCATTATTAAATTTTCTTTCACCGTGACATTAAGGAGACAGCTTTTCACACTTTCACATTTCAATTTGTCAAACACTTTTAAGCATGCTCTTATAGCTGAGTTTTCTTTCCTCGAAATGACTTATGTCATGATGACATTGCCGTAAGTACCCGTTTGATATACAAGATTTCTAACTGTGTAATCTAAGTGAGCATTGCTATACAACACTGTGACTGCAACATGTCTGTATGCATCATTGTAACCCAGCAAGTGTCactaaagggttttttttttggtgtacaGGTATCTAGAGACTTGCGGCAATACCTTAGATAATGACAGTGCCCAAAAGAAGCTGGAGGCCACAGCCCTGAGCTGTATTCTCAACACAGCTGCCTGCAAACTCAAACTGAAACTCTGGCAAGAAGCTATCGAGAGCTGCGATGAGGTAACATGGGACCTTCTGACATTGAGCCGACTGAACGGTGTCCGGTTGCATTGGGGTTACAAGATATAAGCAGCAAAGGGCCTTGAGATGTTTTGTAACATATCTCAGCTATTCACCACTCTTGAAATAACTGTCACAGTTGCTACCAATTATAGATCACCAGATGCACTGTCTCTCTATTCAGGGGACAGTTTAAATGGATTCATATTGGATTCAGtgtattttcttttagtttGTAAGGTGAATGTGATGTTTTGTATATTATAAcaaagctgtgttttgttttatttttgtttgtttttttttcctcaggccCTGGAACTGAACCAAACAAACACTAAAGCGTTGTTTAGGAGAGCTCAGGCCTGGCAGGGACTTAAAGAATTCAACAAGGCCATGGTACCAACACTACATAGACTAAAATACACATTCAACTCACTCTAAATCaatggttcccaaactttttaagtGAAACAAACAGAGCAGACCACCTGAGATCTCAAATCTCAGACAACTACCAAAACAGTTGCTTACAGTTTTTGCACTCATTGTCGCTAATGAGTGTAAAGACAATTATTAATTCAACCCTGGTGTTTTTTTGTCAGCTagtttaccttttttattgttttgttttaggggCTTAACAGCGTAGTGCTAAAACCATaatgtaattgttaaaatggccaaggatcagcattCTCTGCCTAAAAGTGATTGAaatttggagggatggtagtactcataCCATCTACAATGTCACCAAGGCTTACCCCAACTGGCCTGATGGTGACACTACAGCAACCAAAGCTAAAAAATTGCTCGTAACTCCTAAATCATTTTCctaaattttcaggtattttggattttttgaaaaaacgtattttcgcaaactagtcctaggtttttcacccgattggaaccaaaccagtgcagaaagattctctgaagAGCAAATATCAatacttacataaaaaaaaagttaaactttcaACTCACTGTCTTGACAGGACAGTAAAATGTTCATAAGGGGCGGAGCCACTTTTACAAAAACACCTATCACTCTTGAACAGAAACAGatattttcaccaaacttgTAACACGCATGTAAAAGCTCAATATAAGgttacagtgaaaaaaaaaaatctgagtttGGCCATTTGGTGGTGCtataatgggaaaaaaaaacaaaggctaTAACTATGCACACATTAGTCCAATCAACTTGAAAATTGGTGTGCAGTGTCTTTGTCCAAGACGCCATGTCTGTCTATGAGGACATCTGCCTATCTTcaaaaacatggccaccatcGGTCAATgaaatttgagcacctgttagacaaggttaacagaggccaatCTGAATGAAACTCGGTGGGCatgtttgactcatggccctaGAAGTCTGTAGGAATTTTGAATAAAATCGAATTTGACACCTCTGTAATCATGTGgcgtttcacacatccacacaatatgcatatcatttaaTAGATCTCCTCAAACTcagcaactttgcctcaagaactattgctgtcaatcaaattggtCATTAAATATAGTTGattatgtaaaagaaaaaaaaagttttgcaaaCTAGTACAAGTTTTTCACCCAATCGAAACCAaatcagtgcagaaagattctctgagAGTGAATTtcattaagattaaaaagttaaactttcGACTCACTCTCATGACAGGACACCATAATGTTAGTAAGGCGCAAAGCCACTTTTATTAAAACGCCTGTAACTGAACTGTTAGAGATATTTTTGCCGAACTCAGAACATGTATgcaagagctcaatctgaggacACGGTTTGCTGGCACTATaacaaggaaaaataaaaaataaaaacagcaataactACACACCTGTTCCGATCAACTTAAAAACTGGTATGCAGTGTCTTTGTCCAAGGTGCCATGTCTGTCTGTGAGGTCATCTGCGTATCTCgaaaaacatggccaccatcagccaatgaattttgagcacctattagacaaggttaacagaggacGATCTGAATGAAACTTGGTGGGCATAGGCCTAGAGCACGTCTTAAACGGAGCCCTGCAGAGcttagttccaaccctgcttcAACACACATGCCATGTAGCTTTGaaataagcctgaaggacttaattagctggatcaggtgagTTTAATTAAGGTTGAATTTAAattctgcagggctgtggcacTCCAGGAACTGACGCTACGTCTACATTAATCCGGagacatttgaaaacatttgagttttcgtttt includes:
- the LOC127176548 gene encoding uncharacterized protein C4orf45, which encodes MMKRAQQDSTPSQAHRETQSSSGQRILFTGPDGIGDFRPRLDYFPRSIGIGPLSPDATSDLNYLFRPASHATPPLPRHSYVGEVGWGLQYSTLLNRPAVINNKQYVLDRFQSAVQDRMTHSPWQNQSQFQDKQLTCGKLAWNHSALDTYSDDNKQFPLNQ
- the ppid gene encoding peptidyl-prolyl cis-trans isomerase D; this encodes MSNPTPVAKPGSADNPRVFFDVDIGGERVGRVVFELFADVVPKTAENFRALCTGEKGIGKSTGKLLHFKGCPFHRIIKQFMIQGGDFSNQNGTGGESIYGDKFEDENFHYKHDREGLLSMANAGPNTNGSQFFITTVPTPHLDGKHVVFGQVLKGMGVVKMLEGMETKDDNPVKPCIIAECGEHKAGDDWGIAPNDGSGDTYPDFPEDSDVDFNDADKVMSVAEDVKNIGNNFFKAQNWQSAIKKYSKALRYLETCGNTLDNDSAQKKLEATALSCILNTAACKLKLKLWQEAIESCDEALELNQTNTKALFRRAQAWQGLKEFNKAMIDLKKAQEIAPEDKAIGNEMLKVKQQVKEEKEKEKKIYAKMFA